The following are encoded together in the Drosophila sechellia strain sech25 chromosome 3R, ASM438219v1, whole genome shotgun sequence genome:
- the LOC6606405 gene encoding DNA repair protein XRCC3, which yields MTNFLDQLPKHIREIAEQVNVLAPEEVLTTPKVRFLDTRHQSLHTIVRKCTPDDVRVLKDAAAKWLAEMPQSADSLFKPLVNVRWSRVSFGCSALDRCTGGGVVTRGITELCGAAGVGKTQLLLQLCLCVQLPRELGGLGKGVAYICTESSFPARRLLQMSKACEKRHPQMELNFLGSIFVENHIEAEPLLACVINRIPRLMQQHGIGLIIIDSVAAIFRLYNDYLERARHMRRLADALLSYADKYNCAVVCVNQVATRDGQDEIPCLGLQWAHLGRTRLRVSRVPKQHRMGDQLITVRKLEILYSPETPNDFAEFLITADGVVNVPEPSVPSPPAKMRRL from the exons ATGACAAACTTTCTGGATCAGTTGCCCAAGCATATCAGGGAAATCGCGGAGCAGG TTAATGTTCTGGCACCGGAGGAGGTGCTGACGACCCCCAAGGTGCGATTCCTGGACACCCGCCACCAATCGCTGCACACAATCGTGCGAAAATGCACTCCGGATGATGTAAGGGTGCTCAAGGATGCGGCGGCCAAGTGGCTGGCAGAGATGCCCCAGTCAG CGGATTCCCTCTTCAAGCCGCTTGTCAATGTTAGATGGTCCCGGGTGTCGTTCGGATGTTCCGCTTTAGATCGCTGCACGGGCGGTGGAGTGGTCACTCGTGGAATCACCGAACTCTGTGGAGCAGCCGGCGTGGGCAAGACGCAGTTGCTCCTTCAGCTATGCTTATGTGTCCAGCTACCCCGTGAGTTGGGTGGCTTGGGCAAAGGCGTGGCCTACATATGCACGGAGAGTTCCTTTCCGGCGAGAAGACTGCTGCAGATGAGCAAAGCCTGCGAGAAGAGGCATCCGCAAATGGAGCTCAATTTTCTGGGAAGCATCTTTGTGGAAAATCACATTGAGGCG GAACCTCTCCTGGCGTGCGTTATAAACCGCATCCCGCGACTGATGCAACAACATGGCATTGGCCTGATCATCATTGATTCTGTGGCCGCGATATTCCGGCTGTATAATGATTATCTGGAACGAGCACGACATATGCGTCGACTGGCAGACGCTCTGCTCAGCTACGCGGATAAGTACAACTGTGCCGTGGTCTGTGTGAACCAGGTGGCCACTAGGGACGGTCAAGATGAGATTCCCTGCTTGGGATTGCAGTGGGCGCACCTAGGACGCACTAGATTGCGTGTTTCCCGGGTGCCCAAGCAGCATCGCATGGGTGATCAACTGATAACGGTGCGCAAACTGGAGATACTTTACTCACCAGAGACCCCCAATGATTTTGCCGAGTTCCTTATCACTGCAGATGGTGTGGTGAATGTTCCGGAGCCATCTGTTCCCAGCCCACCTGCCAAAATGCGTCGACTGTGA
- the LOC6606406 gene encoding ATP synthase subunit e, mitochondrial → MSQAPVRVSPLIKFGRWSLLLVGIAYGAAHQSRLSKKEEKVREIEAQQKAVRDAKLAEEKKRSAEAEARALAELSKPTPKH, encoded by the coding sequence ATGTCGCAGGCTCCCGTTCGCGTTTCCCCGCTGATCAAGTTCGGCAGATGGTCCCTGCTCCTGGTGGGCATTGCCTACGGTGCCGCCCACCAGAGCCGCCTGTCCAAGAAGGAGGAGAAGGTGCGCGAGATCGAGGCACAGCAGAAGGCCGTCCGTGATGCCAAGCTCGCCGAGGAGAAGAAGCGCAGCGCAGAGGCTGAGGCCCGTGCCTTGGCTGAGCTGTCGAAGCCCACTCCCAAGCACTAG
- the LOC6606407 gene encoding uncharacterized protein LOC6606407 isoform X2: protein MVNVPPLLCSTPPPIDFGEEDDDSGLQSTIHLDEGDEYSDFGLVSSSKEPPPPPDPVEEFREKPPDLMEDKQTAEAFNYQVKQTMDYDVFEETAPPTPPPLSLELDEEELEEQVPSLKLDSLSLYSTESFSAASTLSPVVETSAVAPPAMQTTKAHVLSHQVTLEDVSDDSDEECSPKKPKELFIREGAVDFFAIEVLATPTLPNEEGFSEENVDTGKGKSVENTSQPEESFRSLEAQEESSNTLEKPLENQSHGLSSPPNQEECPHEWGEPANSDTFSFTNFEATPKDLVHKEIVPEMQEQEGDDDFGDFADFSAAEPQLEIKENPTSAFETPSLAINSRTESQPLEVKTAPTTEESSKLPPAEPDDGFDDFQEFATPANGNHGQSEDDDDFGDFAEPVVAPVSVPPPPPPAAVHLSIDERVKPVLEMMFPQPKELDSKSMDNRRPLAQCQRFNFGAIEHAQALDYQWSSSEMRHALVRSLGIDSRNILFGDKWNSSMPRFAANLSFDPLKPLKPQSTGAASSLEPISNPTSYQESHVQTLQLEQLDQLTVVANADKINLVTSNSHTNNNNDNGDNDVAAPVDQLDCLPPVMDLMTHNDHNLTIDLHHSPPLTHFATICNNNNNDNNNPNNLNNNHAKNTATMTITINTNLTAHDALLDFRLENAPATTASQTETRTGPSHGEGYSSGNGSASNSDGEERPSHSHQPTAVPSPESNHIESTAAASAAAVAAAGATLPTALSADSPAHKLNGGEQLHQQRPEPEQFDLRTTPPVAPPAQEEVVGSTMASYSVPLKETHIYTPSKSDTAVAKTTTLAPIDFDYEMAATGIIIDETVVKKEYRDVEYKPPFGLDSPSKLSGNGAASSFQLPPQTTEDDDFSDFQSMPAPRSRIDTPTFGEQMILSPAILLPQAIPLAKKPAATIEWGDNALSSINAEEMARIEELFSSQAKPLTISASVAKKPAPSTPAQSQPQEDDEWSDFVSVPVTQQQQHHQQNAIANNNNVVNSNTRKPAAPKEDDWSDFVSSTPPARPAPQFNSGAWQSANFYNNPLSLYQAQQQLQQQPHSNLVPKGSTSSNNNNVPAIPQQIHIMHDFSTAPVSGGLGVGATYQQQHQRQQFQIGNAKVAPRISLIPDLSFVAPALPTNAGAFMGALPKPSFGGKK, encoded by the exons ATGGTGAATGTACCCCCGCTGCTCTGCAGCACCCCCCCGCCCATCGACTTTGGGGAGGAAGACGACGATTCCGGTTTACAATCCACCATCCATTTGGACGAGGGTGACGAATACTCAGATTTTGGCTTAGTCAGCAGCTCGAAAG AACCCCCTCCACCACCAGATCCCGTGGAGGAATTTCGAGAAAAGCCACCGGATTTGATGGAAGACAAACAAACCGCCGAGGCATTTAATTACCAAGTGAAACAGACGATGGATTACGATGTTTTCGAGGAAACAGCACCGCCGACGCCGCCTCCGTTGAGCTTGGAACTGGATGAGGAGGAACTTGAGGAGCAGGTGCCCTCCCTTAAGTTGGACAGTCTAAGTCTCTATTCTACAGAAAGCTTTTCTGCCGCCTCCACACTCTCACCGGTTGTGGAGACTAGTGCAGTTGCTCCGCCGGCTATGCAAACAACCAAAGCCCATGTCCTCAGCCACCAAGTCACGCTGGAGGACGTGTCCGATGACAGCGACGAGGAGTGCTCGCCAAAGAAGCCCAAAGAACTATTTATACGCGAGGGAGCTGTGGATTTCTTTGCCATAGAGGTTTTGGCCACTCCAACACTACCAAATGAAGAAGGATTTTCGGAGGAGAATGTGGATACAGGGAAAGGGAAAAGCGTAGAGAATACCTCCCAGCCAGAAGAAAGCTTTAGAAGTCTTGAAGCCCAGGAGGAAAGTTCAAATACCTTAGAAAAGCCATTGGAAAATCAAAGCCATGGCTTATCAAGTCCTCCAAACCAGGAGGAATGCCCTCACGAATGGGGTGAACCAGCAAATAGTGATacattttcatttacaaaCTTTGAAGCGACGCCAAAAGACTTAGTACACAAAGAAATTGTTCCCGAAATGCAAGAGCAAGAAGGTGATGATGACTTTGGTGACTTTGCGGACTTCTCAGCGGCAGAACCACAACTAGAAATCAAGGAGAATCCAACGTCTGCCTTTGAGACACCTTCCTTAGCAATCAATTCCCGAACGGAATCTCAACCTCTAGAGGTTAAGACGGCTCCTACCACAGAAGAATCCTCTAAGTTACCTCCTGCAGAGCCCGATGATGGCTTCGATGATTTTCAGGAGTTTGCCACTCCTGCGAATGGAAACCATGGTCAAAGCGAAGACGACGATGATTTTGGCGACTTCGCGGAGCCTGTAGTGGCTCCTGTTTCTGTACCTCCGCCACCACCGCCAGCTGCTGTCCACCTGAGCATAGATGAAAGGGTTAAGCCAGTCCTTGAAATGATGTTTCCACAGCCAAAGGAGCTGGACAGCAAAAGTATGGACAATCGCAGGCCTTTGGCGCAGTGCCAGCGGTTCAACTTTGGTGCCATAGAGCATGCCCAAGCCCTCGATTACCAATGGAGCAGCTCGGAAATGAGACACGCCCTCGTTCGATCGCTGGGAATCGATTCAAGGAATATA CTCTTCGGCGACAAGTGGAACTCATCGATGCCACGTTTTGCTGCCAACCTGAGCTTCGATCCACTGAAGCCGCTGAAACCTCAATCAACCGGCGCCGCAAGCAGCCTGGAGCCCATATCCAATCCCACCAGCTACCAGG AATCACATGTACAGACATTACAATTGGAACAACTAGACCAACTAACGGTGGTGGCTAATGCTGATAAAATAAATCTTGTTACCTCTAACTCCCACACCAATAACAACAACGATAATGGTGATAACGACGTTGCTGCACCCGTTGATCAACTGGATTGTTTGCCACCTGTGATGGATTTGATGACCCATAACGATCACAAtttgacaatcgatttgcaccaCTCTCCACCACTCACACATTTTGCCACCAtctgcaacaacaataataacgaTAATAACAATCCCAACAATCTTAACAACAATCATGCAAAAAATACTGCAACAATGACAATAACAATTAACACTAACCTCACTGCTCACGACGCCTTGCTGGATTTTA GATTGGAAAACGCCCCCGCAACAACGGCGAGCCAAACTGAAACGCGGACTGGCCCGTCTCATGGGGAAGGCTACTCCTCCGGCAACGGTTCCGCCAGCAATTCCGACGGCGAAGAGCGACCGAGTCATAGCCACCAGCCAACTGCAGTCCCCAGCCCCGAATCGAACCATATTGAATCCACAGCAgcggcatcagcagcagctgttgctgcagcaggAGCGACGCTACCGACTGCTCTATCAGCAGACAGCCCTGCCCACAAACTCAACGGCGGTGAGCAGCTGCATCAGCAGCGGCCGGAGCCGGAGCAGTTTGATTTGAGGACCACTCCTCCGGTCGCACCGCCAGCTCAGGAGGAGGTAGTGGGCAGCACGATGGCCAGCTATTCGGTGCCGCTGAAGGAGACCCACATCTATACACCCTCCAAATCGGATACGGCGGTGGCCAAGACCACTACACTAGCGCCCATTGATTTCGACTACGAGATGGCTGCGACGGGCATTATCATCGATGAGACGGTGGTGAAGAAGGAGTATCGCGATGTGGAGTACAAACCCCCATTTGGTCTGGATTCGCCCAGCAAACTGAGTGGCAATGGAGCTGCCAGCAGCTTTCAGTTGCCACCACAGACGACGGAAGATGACGACTTTAGTGATTTTCAGTCTATGCCGGCACCAAGGTCTCGCATCGATACGCCCACTTTTGGTGAACAGATGATTCTTAGTCCGGCAATTCTGCTGCCCCAAGCCATTCCATTGGCAAAGAAGCCAGCTGCAACTATTGAATGGGGCGACAATGCCCTGTCCAGCATAAATGCCGAGGAAATGGCCAGGATAGAGGAGTTGTTCTCCTCGCAGGCCAAACCGCTCACCATAAGCGCTTCGGTGGCCAAGAAACCAGCTCCTTCCACGCCAGCTCAGTCTCAACCTCAAGAAGACGATGAATGGTCGGACTTTGTCTCTGTGCCAGTCacccaacagcaacagcatcatCAGCAAAACGCAATCGCTAACAACAATAATGTAGTGAACAGCAACACTAGGAAACCAGCTGCACCCAAAGAAGATGATTGGTCGGATTTTGTGAGCAGTACTCCGCCGGCACGACCGGCTCCACAATTCAATTCCGGTGCCTGGCAGAGCGCTAATTTCTACAACAATCCCTTGAGTTTGTAccaggcgcagcagcagctgcagcaacagccTCATAGCAATCTAGTGCCCAagggcagcaccagcagcaataacaacaatgtgCCAGCCATTCCACAGCAAATACACATCATGCACGACTTCTCAACTGCACCCGTCTCTGGAGGATTGGGTGTGGGTGCCAcctaccagcagcagcatcagcgcCAGCAGTTCCAAATTGGCAACGCCAAGGTGGCCCCGCGCATCTCCCTGATACCCGATCTCAGCTTCGTTGCACCGGCCTTGCCCACAAATGCTGGTGCGTTCATGGGTGCGCTTCCGAAACCCAGTTTCGGTGGCAAGAAATGA
- the LOC6606407 gene encoding uncharacterized protein LOC6606407 isoform X1 — translation MVNVPPLLCSTPPPIDFGEEDDDSGLQSTIHLDEGDEYSDFGLVSSSKEPPPPPDPVEEFREKPPDLMEDKQTAEAFNYQVKQTMDYDVFEETAPPTPPPLSLELDEEELEEQVPSLKLDSLSLYSTESFSAASTLSPVVETSAVAPPAMQTTKAHVLSHQVTLEDVSDDSDEECSPKKPKELFIREGAVDFFAIEVLATPTLPNEEGFSEENVDTGKGKSVENTSQPEESFRSLEAQEESSNTLEKPLENQSHGLSSPPNQEECPHEWGEPANSDTFSFTNFEATPKDLVHKEIVPEMQEQEGDDDFGDFADFSAAEPQLEIKENPTSAFETPSLAINSRTESQPLEVKTAPTTEESSKLPPAEPDDGFDDFQEFATPANGNHGQSEDDDDFGDFAEPVVAPVSVPPPPPPAAVHLSIDERVKPVLEMMFPQPKELDSKSMDNRRPLAQCQRFNFGAIEHAQALDYQWSSSEMRHALVRSLGIDSRNILFGDKWNSSMPRFAANLSFDPLKPLKPQSTGAASSLEPISNPTSYQGLENAPATTASQTETRTGPSHGEGYSSGNGSASNSDGEERPSHSHQPTAVPSPESNHIESTAAASAAAVAAAGATLPTALSADSPAHKLNGGEQLHQQRPEPEQFDLRTTPPVAPPAQEEVVGSTMASYSVPLKETHIYTPSKSDTAVAKTTTLAPIDFDYEMAATGIIIDETVVKKEYRDVEYKPPFGLDSPSKLSGNGAASSFQLPPQTTEDDDFSDFQSMPAPRSRIDTPTFGEQMILSPAILLPQAIPLAKKPAATIEWGDNALSSINAEEMARIEELFSSQAKPLTISASVAKKPAPSTPAQSQPQEDDEWSDFVSVPVTQQQQHHQQNAIANNNNVVNSNTRKPAAPKEDDWSDFVSSTPPARPAPQFNSGAWQSANFYNNPLSLYQAQQQLQQQPHSNLVPKGSTSSNNNNVPAIPQQIHIMHDFSTAPVSGGLGVGATYQQQHQRQQFQIGNAKVAPRISLIPDLSFVAPALPTNAGAFMGALPKPSFGGKK, via the exons ATGGTGAATGTACCCCCGCTGCTCTGCAGCACCCCCCCGCCCATCGACTTTGGGGAGGAAGACGACGATTCCGGTTTACAATCCACCATCCATTTGGACGAGGGTGACGAATACTCAGATTTTGGCTTAGTCAGCAGCTCGAAAG AACCCCCTCCACCACCAGATCCCGTGGAGGAATTTCGAGAAAAGCCACCGGATTTGATGGAAGACAAACAAACCGCCGAGGCATTTAATTACCAAGTGAAACAGACGATGGATTACGATGTTTTCGAGGAAACAGCACCGCCGACGCCGCCTCCGTTGAGCTTGGAACTGGATGAGGAGGAACTTGAGGAGCAGGTGCCCTCCCTTAAGTTGGACAGTCTAAGTCTCTATTCTACAGAAAGCTTTTCTGCCGCCTCCACACTCTCACCGGTTGTGGAGACTAGTGCAGTTGCTCCGCCGGCTATGCAAACAACCAAAGCCCATGTCCTCAGCCACCAAGTCACGCTGGAGGACGTGTCCGATGACAGCGACGAGGAGTGCTCGCCAAAGAAGCCCAAAGAACTATTTATACGCGAGGGAGCTGTGGATTTCTTTGCCATAGAGGTTTTGGCCACTCCAACACTACCAAATGAAGAAGGATTTTCGGAGGAGAATGTGGATACAGGGAAAGGGAAAAGCGTAGAGAATACCTCCCAGCCAGAAGAAAGCTTTAGAAGTCTTGAAGCCCAGGAGGAAAGTTCAAATACCTTAGAAAAGCCATTGGAAAATCAAAGCCATGGCTTATCAAGTCCTCCAAACCAGGAGGAATGCCCTCACGAATGGGGTGAACCAGCAAATAGTGATacattttcatttacaaaCTTTGAAGCGACGCCAAAAGACTTAGTACACAAAGAAATTGTTCCCGAAATGCAAGAGCAAGAAGGTGATGATGACTTTGGTGACTTTGCGGACTTCTCAGCGGCAGAACCACAACTAGAAATCAAGGAGAATCCAACGTCTGCCTTTGAGACACCTTCCTTAGCAATCAATTCCCGAACGGAATCTCAACCTCTAGAGGTTAAGACGGCTCCTACCACAGAAGAATCCTCTAAGTTACCTCCTGCAGAGCCCGATGATGGCTTCGATGATTTTCAGGAGTTTGCCACTCCTGCGAATGGAAACCATGGTCAAAGCGAAGACGACGATGATTTTGGCGACTTCGCGGAGCCTGTAGTGGCTCCTGTTTCTGTACCTCCGCCACCACCGCCAGCTGCTGTCCACCTGAGCATAGATGAAAGGGTTAAGCCAGTCCTTGAAATGATGTTTCCACAGCCAAAGGAGCTGGACAGCAAAAGTATGGACAATCGCAGGCCTTTGGCGCAGTGCCAGCGGTTCAACTTTGGTGCCATAGAGCATGCCCAAGCCCTCGATTACCAATGGAGCAGCTCGGAAATGAGACACGCCCTCGTTCGATCGCTGGGAATCGATTCAAGGAATATA CTCTTCGGCGACAAGTGGAACTCATCGATGCCACGTTTTGCTGCCAACCTGAGCTTCGATCCACTGAAGCCGCTGAAACCTCAATCAACCGGCGCCGCAAGCAGCCTGGAGCCCATATCCAATCCCACCAGCTACCAGG GATTGGAAAACGCCCCCGCAACAACGGCGAGCCAAACTGAAACGCGGACTGGCCCGTCTCATGGGGAAGGCTACTCCTCCGGCAACGGTTCCGCCAGCAATTCCGACGGCGAAGAGCGACCGAGTCATAGCCACCAGCCAACTGCAGTCCCCAGCCCCGAATCGAACCATATTGAATCCACAGCAgcggcatcagcagcagctgttgctgcagcaggAGCGACGCTACCGACTGCTCTATCAGCAGACAGCCCTGCCCACAAACTCAACGGCGGTGAGCAGCTGCATCAGCAGCGGCCGGAGCCGGAGCAGTTTGATTTGAGGACCACTCCTCCGGTCGCACCGCCAGCTCAGGAGGAGGTAGTGGGCAGCACGATGGCCAGCTATTCGGTGCCGCTGAAGGAGACCCACATCTATACACCCTCCAAATCGGATACGGCGGTGGCCAAGACCACTACACTAGCGCCCATTGATTTCGACTACGAGATGGCTGCGACGGGCATTATCATCGATGAGACGGTGGTGAAGAAGGAGTATCGCGATGTGGAGTACAAACCCCCATTTGGTCTGGATTCGCCCAGCAAACTGAGTGGCAATGGAGCTGCCAGCAGCTTTCAGTTGCCACCACAGACGACGGAAGATGACGACTTTAGTGATTTTCAGTCTATGCCGGCACCAAGGTCTCGCATCGATACGCCCACTTTTGGTGAACAGATGATTCTTAGTCCGGCAATTCTGCTGCCCCAAGCCATTCCATTGGCAAAGAAGCCAGCTGCAACTATTGAATGGGGCGACAATGCCCTGTCCAGCATAAATGCCGAGGAAATGGCCAGGATAGAGGAGTTGTTCTCCTCGCAGGCCAAACCGCTCACCATAAGCGCTTCGGTGGCCAAGAAACCAGCTCCTTCCACGCCAGCTCAGTCTCAACCTCAAGAAGACGATGAATGGTCGGACTTTGTCTCTGTGCCAGTCacccaacagcaacagcatcatCAGCAAAACGCAATCGCTAACAACAATAATGTAGTGAACAGCAACACTAGGAAACCAGCTGCACCCAAAGAAGATGATTGGTCGGATTTTGTGAGCAGTACTCCGCCGGCACGACCGGCTCCACAATTCAATTCCGGTGCCTGGCAGAGCGCTAATTTCTACAACAATCCCTTGAGTTTGTAccaggcgcagcagcagctgcagcaacagccTCATAGCAATCTAGTGCCCAagggcagcaccagcagcaataacaacaatgtgCCAGCCATTCCACAGCAAATACACATCATGCACGACTTCTCAACTGCACCCGTCTCTGGAGGATTGGGTGTGGGTGCCAcctaccagcagcagcatcagcgcCAGCAGTTCCAAATTGGCAACGCCAAGGTGGCCCCGCGCATCTCCCTGATACCCGATCTCAGCTTCGTTGCACCGGCCTTGCCCACAAATGCTGGTGCGTTCATGGGTGCGCTTCCGAAACCCAGTTTCGGTGGCAAGAAATGA
- the LOC6606408 gene encoding histone-lysine N-methyltransferase PR-Set7, with the protein MIMVRRRQRPAKEDTSSSSGGASSGSGIPVDQALPLNVAGNLLEDQYFASPKRKDCRLMKVTQNGQLPEATMMAHNKDNKAGRTIGVPLATRSQTRTIENFFKANAAAKDSQKTIHTEEQLDLGDQELKLDDEELNGQIKLDDEVLKLADEQINENLPFADEVDAKAEQKLMDEELQQVVEELLFDGSSRASSNSPCYQHDMDVMQEIQQIPEIPHIKKVAEPLEGLGSLADFQTHRSALRDSHSSTHSSSTDNIFLQEPVLTLDIDRTPTKASSIKINRSFELAGAVFSSPPSVLNACLNGRFNQIVSLNGQKEALDLPHFDLDQHDSSSCDSGVACGLTANTESPAGQPRRRKPATPHRILCPSPIKTALKVTGGICKVGSADQLSPRKSPRKLPATTAAVAACKSRRRLNQPKPQAPYQPQLQKPPPQQQQQQDDIVVVLDDDDDEGEDEDDVRALIKAAEERENQNKAPATANSNKTGMKTMLKPAPVKSKTKSKGPTKGQPPLPLAATNGNREMTDFFPVRRSVRKTKTAVKEEWMRGLEQAVLEERCEGLQVRHFMGKGRGVVADRPFKRNEFVVEYVGDLISIGEAAEREKRYALDENAGCYMYYFKHKTQQYCIDATVDTGKLGRLINHSRAGNLMTKVVLIKQRPHLVLLAKDDIEPGEELTYDYGDRSKESLLHHPWLAF; encoded by the exons ATGATAATGGTGCGAAGACGACAACGGCCCGCCAAGGAAGACACATCCTCATCCTCTGGTGGAGCCTCCTCGGGATCGGGAATTCCTGTTGACCAAGCACTGCCTCTGAATGTGGCGGGAAATCTGCTGGAGGATCAGTATTTTGCCAGCCCCAAGCGGAAAGACTGCCGTTTGATGAAGGTCACTCAAAATGGCCAACTGCCGGAAGCCACAATGATGGCCCACAACAAAGACAACAAAGCGGGTCGCACAATAG GAGTTCCCTTGGCCACGCGCTCACAAACTCGCACCATTGAGAACTTCTTCAAAGCCAATGCTGCCGCTAAGGATTCCCAAAAGACAATACACACAGAGGAGCAGTTGGATCTAGGAGATCAGGAACTGAAACTGGACGATGAAGAGCTAAATGGACAAATAAAACTCGATGACGAGGTGCTAAAGCTGGCAGACGAGCAGATAAATGAAAACCTTCCCTTTGCCGACGAAGTAGATGCCAAGGCAGAACAAAAGCTTATGGATGAGGAACTGCAGCAGGTGGTGGAGGAACTGCTATTCGATGGCAGTTCCAGAGCGTCCTCCAATTCACCCTGTTATCAGCATGACATGGATGTCATGCAGGAGATTCAGCAGATCCCAGAAATTCCACACATCAAAAAGGTCGCAGAGCCGCTCGAGGGACTGGGCTCTCTGGCCGACTTCCAGACACATCGCTCTGCGCTGAGGGACAGCCATAGTTCCacgcacagcagcagcaccgaCAACATCTTCCTGCAGGAGCCGGTACTGACCCTGGACATTGATCGCACGCCCACCAAAGCCTCCAGCATAAAGATCAACCGGAGTTTCGAACTGGCCGGAGCCGTATTCTCATCACCTCCGTCGGTGCTAAACGCCTGCCTCAATGGGCGCTTCAATCAAATAGTAAGCCTGAATGGACAAAAGGAGGCGCTGGATTTGCCGCACTTCGATTTGGATCAACATGACAGTAGTTCCTGCGACAGCGGAGTAGCCTGTGGACTCACTGCCAATACAGAATCGCCAGCGGGGCAACCCCGACGCAGAAAACCAGCCACACCGCATCGCATCCTCTGCCCCTCGCCGATCAAAACTGCTTTGAAGGTAACTGGAGGAATTTGCAAGGTCGGATCCGCAGATCAATTGTCGCCGCGCAAGTCTCCTCGAAAACTGCCGGCCACaacagcagcggtggcagcctGCAAGTCGCGCCGAAGACTGAACCAGCCAAAGCCACAAGCGCCTTACCAGCCACAGCTACAGAAACCACcgccacaacagcagcagcagcaggatgaTATCGTCGTGGTGCtagacgacgacgatgatgaaggagaggacgaggacgacgtTCGAGCTCTGATCAAGGCTGCCGAGGAGCGCGAAAACCAGAACAAAGCACCAGCCACAGCGAACAGCAACAAAACAGGCATGAAAACTATGCTCAAGCCTGCGCCCGTGAAATCAAAGACCAAAAGCAAGGGGCCAACGAAGGGACAACCGCCGCTGCCTTTGGCTGCCACCAACGGCAATCGTGAGATGACCGACTTCTTCCCGGTGCGGAGGAGTGTGCGCAAGACTAAGACGGCCGTCAAGGAGGAATGGATGCGGGGCTTGGAGCAAGCAGTGCTGGAAGAGCGCTGCGAGGGTCTCCAAGTACGCCACTTCATGGGCAAGGGAAGAGGCGTAGTCGCCGATCGGCCCTTCAAACGCAACGAGTTTGTGGTTGAGTATGTGGGAGATCTCATCTCTATAGGCGAGGCAGCGGAACGGGAGAAACGCTATGCGTTGGACGAGAATGCTGGGTGCTATATGTACTACTTCAAGCACAAGACCCAGCAGTACTGCATCGATGCAACCGTGGACACCGGCAAGCTGGGGCGCCTCATCAATCACTCGCGGGCTGGTAACCTAATGACCAAAGTAGTACTTATCAAACAGCGGCCGCATCTCGTACTCCTGGCCAAGGACGACATCGAGCCGGGCGAGGAACTGACCTACGACTACGGGGACCGATCGAAGGAGTCACTATTGCACCATCCCTGGTTGGCCTTCTGA